The proteins below are encoded in one region of Clostridium pasteurianum DSM 525 = ATCC 6013:
- a CDS encoding peroxiredoxin: MDIIEGSIAPDFSLEGSDRQQHRLSDYLGKKIILYFYPKDNTPGCSKEAVCFIEKSEDFKKLNAIILGVSRDSLDSHDKFIKKLNIPYILLSDSEEKICNLYGVLKEKNMFGKKKIGIERSTFIINEKGYIKKIYRKVKVDGHIDDLLKNIE; the protein is encoded by the coding sequence ATGGATATAATAGAAGGTTCAATTGCACCAGATTTTTCTCTAGAAGGTTCAGATAGACAACAACATAGATTAAGTGATTATCTAGGTAAAAAAATAATATTATATTTTTATCCAAAAGATAATACACCCGGTTGTTCTAAAGAAGCAGTATGTTTTATCGAAAAAAGTGAAGATTTCAAAAAACTAAATGCTATAATTCTAGGCGTTAGTAGAGATTCATTAGACTCACATGATAAATTTATAAAAAAATTAAATATACCCTATATATTATTATCAGATAGTGAAGAAAAAATATGTAATCTATACGGAGTATTAAAAGAAAAAAATATGTTCGGTAAAAAGAAAATAGGTATTGAACGTAGTACTTTTATAATAAATGAAAAAGGTTATATTAAAAAAATTTATAGAAAAGTAAAAGTTGATGGCCATATAGATGATTTACTTAAAAATATTGAATAA
- a CDS encoding HAD-IB family hydrolase translates to MKTIAAFFDIDGTLYREALIAEVFKKLIKYEIIEERTWFEEVKPEYEKWDIRIGNYDNYLLKMAEIYVRAIKGLHKSQVEFIAKQVVSQKGDRVYTYTRDRIKWHKERGHKIITISGSPLELVKEMSLKHGFDDYRGAKYLLKGDIYTGEFIPMWDSNSKRKAISDLSKLYNIDLSKSYAYGDTSGDLTMLDAVSYPTCINPTRELLQKILLDEPLGKKINIVVERKDMIYKLNMNCIKSNI, encoded by the coding sequence ATGAAAACTATAGCAGCATTTTTTGATATAGATGGAACATTATATAGAGAAGCACTTATAGCAGAAGTATTTAAAAAACTTATAAAATATGAAATAATTGAGGAAAGAACTTGGTTTGAAGAAGTAAAACCTGAGTATGAAAAATGGGATATAAGAATAGGTAATTATGATAACTATTTATTAAAGATGGCAGAAATATATGTAAGAGCTATAAAAGGATTGCATAAATCCCAAGTTGAATTTATAGCAAAGCAAGTTGTTTCTCAAAAAGGAGATAGAGTATACACATACACTAGAGATAGAATAAAGTGGCATAAAGAAAGAGGACATAAAATAATAACAATATCAGGTAGTCCCTTAGAATTAGTAAAGGAGATGTCACTTAAGCATGGATTTGATGATTATAGAGGAGCAAAGTATTTATTAAAAGGAGATATATATACAGGAGAATTTATACCCATGTGGGATAGTAATAGTAAAAGAAAAGCTATTAGTGATTTAAGTAAACTTTATAATATTGATTTAAGTAAATCTTATGCCTATGGAGATACTTCTGGTGATTTAACTATGTTAGATGCTGTAAGCTATCCCACTTGTATAAACCCAACTAGGGAACTGCTACAAAAAATATTGTTAGATGAGCCACTTGGGAAAAAAATAAATATAGTAGTAGAGCGAAAGGATATGATATACAAACTTAATATGAATTGCATTAAATCTAATATATAA
- a CDS encoding NUDIX hydrolase, translated as MNKQNLSKLKRSFLKKDIDISGRDEFFNSSVLIPLILIQDEYHLVFQKRNKNISQGGEVCFPGGKFDDKLDKNSLETAIREIYEEFNLKKEKIDVIGRMNTVFSPIGAMVDGYVGILNISSLEEIRINTSEVEYIFTVPMSYFEKNNPQKYYVQIKAHPFTIDSNGKKKILLPYDKLNLPETYSKPWGNYKHSIYMYNHKEEVIWGLTARFILDIVNMIKK; from the coding sequence ATGAATAAACAAAATCTAAGTAAATTAAAGAGATCTTTTTTAAAGAAAGATATTGATATAAGCGGAAGAGATGAATTCTTTAACTCTTCAGTTTTAATTCCGTTGATTTTAATACAAGATGAATATCATCTTGTATTTCAAAAAAGAAATAAAAATATAAGTCAAGGCGGAGAAGTTTGTTTTCCAGGAGGAAAATTTGATGATAAACTTGACAAAAATTCATTGGAAACAGCGATAAGAGAAATTTATGAAGAGTTTAACTTAAAAAAGGAAAAAATAGATGTTATAGGAAGAATGAATACAGTATTTTCGCCAATTGGGGCTATGGTTGATGGATATGTTGGTATATTAAATATTAGTAGTTTAGAAGAAATAAGAATTAATACTTCAGAAGTAGAATATATTTTTACAGTTCCTATGTCATACTTTGAAAAAAACAATCCCCAAAAATATTATGTTCAAATAAAGGCTCATCCTTTTACTATAGATAGTAATGGAAAAAAGAAGATATTATTACCTTATGATAAACTTAATTTACCTGAAACTTATTCCAAACCTTGGGGAAATTATAAGCATAGTATTTATATGTATAATCACAAAGAAGAAGTTATTTGGGGATTAACAGCTAGATTCATTTTAGATATAGTTAATATGATAAAAAAGTAA
- a CDS encoding SIR2 family protein, translated as MEKNNTTYILGAGFNQCIKDINGLKPPLSTNFFNTILKNKSYNYLNNKIEIVYEYIYKYWKKSKENLIYDDFDLEECFTLLQLQLFDAYNSNNQVLINKLLRINSTLKFMFIENLCEFEYFSKSSDLLLNFASLIYKKSSNIITFNYDRNLEKAIEAISHNKWKSFLSYGVKFDTIRICSNNNFKPYTENNYSSNSISSWNILKLHGSLNWFKCIYENNYSLFKNYKSSASYKKTKFILDDDYKYFNTQTDEDLIIDPLIIPPVLYKDYSQDIISTLWSKAQEILSCCKNLIIIGYSFPPTDFGIKKLLLESFEFNTLDNLIIVNPNTSLVNTAKNLTHYNKPVLVCNNLEEFLKSFK; from the coding sequence ATGGAAAAAAACAATACTACGTATATACTAGGTGCTGGTTTTAATCAATGTATAAAAGATATAAATGGATTAAAACCACCACTTTCAACAAACTTTTTTAATACTATATTAAAAAATAAAAGTTATAATTACTTAAACAATAAAATAGAAATAGTATATGAGTATATATATAAATATTGGAAAAAATCAAAAGAAAATTTAATATATGATGATTTTGATTTAGAAGAATGTTTTACTTTATTACAACTTCAATTATTTGATGCTTATAATAGTAATAATCAAGTACTAATAAATAAATTATTAAGAATAAACTCTACATTAAAATTTATGTTTATAGAAAATTTATGTGAATTTGAATACTTTAGTAAATCATCAGATTTATTATTAAATTTTGCCTCACTTATATATAAAAAAAGCTCAAATATAATTACATTCAACTATGATCGTAATCTAGAAAAAGCTATAGAAGCTATATCTCATAACAAATGGAAATCATTTTTAAGTTATGGAGTAAAATTTGATACTATAAGAATCTGTTCAAATAATAATTTTAAACCTTATACAGAAAATAATTATTCAAGTAATTCTATATCTAGTTGGAACATTTTAAAACTTCATGGTTCATTAAACTGGTTTAAATGTATATATGAAAATAATTATTCATTATTTAAAAATTATAAAAGTAGTGCCTCTTATAAAAAAACCAAATTTATATTGGATGATGATTATAAATACTTTAATACACAAACGGATGAAGATTTAATAATTGATCCTCTTATAATACCACCAGTATTATATAAAGATTATTCCCAAGATATAATTTCAACTTTATGGAGCAAAGCACAAGAAATTTTATCTTGCTGTAAAAATTTAATAATTATTGGTTATTCTTTTCCACCAACAGATTTTGGAATTAAAAAACTATTATTGGAGTCTTTTGAATTTAATACATTAGATAATTTAATAATTGTAAATCCAAATACTTCACTTGTAAATACAGCCAAAAACCTTACTCATTACAATAAACCTGTACTTGTATGCAATAATTTGGAGGAATTTTTAAAATCATTTAAATAA